A genomic segment from Janibacter sp. DB-40 encodes:
- a CDS encoding nucleotidyltransferase family protein, translating into MSATVSGLVLAAGAGRRMGMPKALKTDPDGTSWLARAVAVLRDGGCADVTVVLGACGGRAAELVPDVPHLLCPDWDEGIGASLAHGLRHLTARPDVDAVLVHLVDLPDVTADVPRRLLAKGAAPADLRRAVYDGVPGHPVLIGRDHWAPLLAELAGDRGAGPYLRRHGAVEVECGDLATGRDVDTPVVDTPDARD; encoded by the coding sequence ATGTCAGCGACGGTGAGCGGGCTCGTCCTCGCGGCGGGGGCGGGGCGCCGGATGGGCATGCCCAAGGCGCTCAAGACCGATCCCGACGGCACCTCGTGGCTCGCCCGGGCGGTCGCCGTGCTCCGTGACGGCGGGTGCGCGGACGTCACCGTCGTCCTCGGGGCCTGCGGGGGCCGCGCTGCCGAGCTCGTCCCCGACGTGCCGCACCTGCTCTGCCCTGACTGGGACGAGGGGATCGGCGCCTCGCTCGCCCACGGGCTGCGCCACCTGACCGCCCGCCCCGACGTCGACGCTGTGCTCGTCCACCTCGTCGACCTCCCCGACGTGACGGCGGACGTCCCCCGCCGTCTGCTGGCGAAGGGGGCCGCCCCGGCCGATCTGCGCCGCGCCGTCTACGACGGCGTGCCCGGCCACCCGGTGCTCATCGGCCGTGACCACTGGGCGCCCCTGCTCGCGGAGCTCGCCGGCGACCGCGGTGCCGGGCCCTACCTGCGTCGCCACGGCGCCGTCGAGGTCGAGTGCGGTGACCTCGCCACCGGGCGCGACGTCGACACCCCCGTCGTCGACACCCCGGACGCCCGGGACTGA
- a CDS encoding ABC transporter ATP-binding protein, with protein sequence MSETAPDQIIHAADLRKAYGSTRALDGLDLDVAPGEVHGFLGPNGSGKSTTIRVLLGLTRADGGTVTVLGGDPWRAAVALHRRLAYVPADVILWPGLTGGQCIDILGRAHGGIDERRRAELVERFDLDTRKRTRDYSSGNKQKVSLIAALAADVELLLLDEPTSGLDPLMEQVFQETVRERVADGTTVLLSSHILGEVEALADRVTIIRSGRTVTTGTLAELRRSTSSQVHAVTDRPLDLAPVPGVTGLVASTSEGRPEIRCHVDATQIADVVGRVHAAGVHTLTITPPSLDDVFLELYRDTPGDGSPTRDVRPSPSLGDHAGGPTSEGEPVR encoded by the coding sequence ATGAGCGAGACCGCACCCGACCAGATCATCCACGCCGCCGACCTGCGCAAGGCGTACGGCAGCACCCGGGCCCTCGACGGGCTCGACCTCGACGTCGCGCCCGGTGAGGTGCACGGCTTCCTCGGCCCCAACGGCTCCGGCAAGTCGACGACCATCCGCGTCCTGCTCGGTCTCACCCGCGCCGACGGCGGCACCGTCACCGTCCTCGGCGGCGACCCGTGGCGAGCCGCCGTCGCGCTGCACCGGCGGCTCGCCTACGTGCCCGCCGACGTCATCCTGTGGCCGGGCCTGACCGGCGGGCAGTGCATCGACATCCTCGGTCGCGCCCACGGTGGCATCGACGAGCGACGCCGGGCCGAGCTGGTCGAGCGCTTCGACCTCGACACCCGCAAGCGGACGCGCGACTACTCCAGCGGCAACAAGCAGAAGGTCTCGCTCATCGCCGCGCTCGCCGCCGACGTCGAGCTGCTGCTCCTCGACGAGCCGACCTCCGGCCTCGACCCGCTCATGGAGCAGGTCTTCCAGGAGACCGTGCGCGAGCGCGTCGCCGACGGCACGACCGTGCTCCTGTCGAGCCACATCCTCGGGGAGGTCGAGGCCCTCGCCGACCGGGTCACCATCATCCGCTCGGGGCGGACCGTCACGACCGGGACGCTCGCCGAGCTGCGCCGCAGCACCAGCAGCCAGGTGCACGCCGTGACCGACCGGCCGCTCGACCTCGCCCCGGTCCCCGGCGTCACCGGGCTGGTGGCGAGCACCTCCGAGGGGCGCCCGGAGATCCGCTGCCACGTCGACGCGACGCAGATCGCCGACGTCGTCGGCCGGGTCCACGCCGCCGGGGTGCACACCCTGACGATCACCCCGCCGAGCCTCGACGACGTCTTCCTCGAGCTGTACCGCGACACGCCGGGGGACGGGTCCCCGACGAGGGACGTGCGACCCTCCCCGAGCCTCGGCGACCACGCCGGCGGCCCGACCAGCGAAGGGGAGCCGGTCCGATGA
- a CDS encoding beta-propeller fold lactonase family protein: MKIKNDPVYVRRRRAVIAVLVVAALILALIIGKLVSDDDSAEASPTNASASTSASATGEPEPTTPAEVESPAPEDSPATEQGGKADPAESDLVRVQRLTGEMTPKSVVASKKGQVFAQNMMYTHTVSVFTADGSLQKTIGDAVELADFGIEGHPGTSQGSPVEMAFSPDGETAWVSNYSMYGEGFLPEGKDACEGPEGISNSYLYKIDTSSLEIVDVIEVGAVPKYVAATPDGSRVLVSNWCSMDLSVIDVEQGEVTSTIPLGGDNPRGIEVSPDSSTAYVALMGDDRTVAVDLASGEVDGDFTVTGDGPRHLVLSPDGTHLYVTNNNDATVSEVDTATGEVTRVVQVGNQPRSMTMSPDGGALYVVNYNDATMSKILTEDFEVVQTVKTDPHPIGITYEPTKERVWVANYGGSIIVFDDSRSVA, encoded by the coding sequence GTGAAGATCAAGAACGACCCGGTCTACGTCCGGCGGCGGCGCGCCGTCATCGCCGTCCTCGTGGTCGCCGCCCTCATCCTCGCCCTGATCATCGGCAAGCTGGTCAGCGACGACGACTCCGCCGAGGCCTCGCCGACGAACGCGAGCGCGAGCACCAGCGCGAGCGCCACGGGCGAGCCCGAGCCCACCACGCCGGCCGAGGTCGAGTCACCGGCTCCGGAGGACTCCCCGGCCACCGAGCAGGGCGGGAAGGCCGACCCGGCCGAGTCCGACCTCGTGCGCGTCCAGCGCCTCACCGGGGAGATGACGCCGAAGTCGGTCGTCGCCTCGAAGAAGGGCCAGGTCTTCGCCCAGAACATGATGTACACGCACACCGTCAGCGTCTTCACCGCCGACGGCTCGCTGCAGAAGACGATCGGCGACGCGGTCGAGCTCGCCGACTTCGGGATCGAGGGTCACCCGGGCACCAGCCAGGGCTCCCCGGTGGAGATGGCCTTCTCCCCCGACGGCGAGACCGCGTGGGTGAGCAACTACTCGATGTACGGGGAGGGCTTCCTGCCCGAGGGCAAGGACGCGTGCGAGGGCCCCGAGGGCATCTCCAACAGCTACCTCTACAAGATCGACACCTCGTCCCTGGAGATCGTCGACGTCATCGAGGTCGGCGCCGTGCCGAAGTACGTCGCCGCCACCCCCGACGGCTCCCGGGTCCTCGTGTCCAACTGGTGCTCGATGGACCTCAGCGTCATCGACGTGGAGCAGGGCGAGGTCACCTCGACCATCCCGCTGGGCGGTGACAACCCGCGCGGCATCGAGGTCTCCCCGGACAGCTCCACGGCCTACGTCGCGCTCATGGGCGATGACCGCACCGTCGCGGTCGACCTGGCCTCGGGCGAGGTGGACGGCGACTTCACCGTCACCGGCGACGGGCCCCGCCACCTCGTGCTCTCCCCGGACGGCACGCACCTCTACGTCACCAACAACAACGACGCCACCGTCAGCGAGGTCGACACCGCGACGGGTGAGGTCACCCGGGTCGTCCAGGTCGGCAACCAGCCGCGCTCGATGACGATGAGCCCCGACGGCGGAGCCCTCTACGTCGTCAACTACAACGACGCCACGATGAGCAAGATCCTCACCGAGGACTTCGAGGTCGTGCAGACGGTGAAGACGGACCCGCACCCGATCGGCATCACCTACGAGCCGACCAAGGAGCGCGTCTGGGTGGCCAACTACGGCGGCTCGATCATCGTCTTCGACGACTCCCGTTCGGTCGCCTGA
- a CDS encoding MGMT family protein, whose product MDEVLVEKVLRAVELVPSGRVISYGDIAALVGTGPRHVGTILREYGGGVAWWRVVNAAGDPPKHKRQKAFDHWRGEGIPVKPNGLGCRIAEQRVDLEELARAHATAVADLR is encoded by the coding sequence GTGGACGAGGTCCTGGTGGAGAAGGTGCTGCGGGCGGTCGAGCTCGTCCCGTCCGGCCGCGTCATCTCCTACGGCGACATCGCCGCCCTCGTCGGCACCGGCCCGCGCCACGTCGGCACGATCCTGCGCGAGTACGGCGGCGGCGTCGCCTGGTGGCGGGTGGTCAACGCCGCCGGTGACCCACCGAAGCACAAGCGCCAGAAGGCCTTCGACCACTGGCGCGGCGAGGGCATCCCGGTCAAGCCGAACGGCCTCGGCTGCCGGATCGCCGAGCAGCGCGTCGACCTCGAGGAGCTCGCGCGGGCACACGCAACCGCCGTGGCCGACCTGCGCTGA
- a CDS encoding DHA2 family efflux MFS transporter permease subunit: MTDSTVRTAPEPLPDNPWPALWALVIGFFMILVDVSIVSIATPALMSSFDAGIEPVLWVTSAYLLAYAVPLLITGRFGDRYGPKRVYLVGLTVFTLASLACGLSPTIHWLVGARVVQGLGASLMTPQTMAVITRTFPPERRGSAMALWGATAGVAFLVGPLLGGLLLDALGWEWIFFINVPVGVIGLVMAVRLVPSLRTHAHAMDWVGVVLSAVGLFLVIFGLQEGEGHDWGSIVGPVTVPVLIGAGVLVLAVFVGWQARGPEEPLVPLTLFTDRNFSLSNVAITMMSLAVTAMMFPLLVWLQTVRGFTPTGAAVVIAPQAIASIVLARRVGHLVDRIHPRVLPTVGLGGFAVTLFVLAALMTPDSPLWAVLIAVAFIGITGACVWGPLATTANRNLPLHQAGAGAGIYNATRQVGAVIGSAAIAAVMSARIAAHLGPGAAEQFAGGAEGAAAKGASGLPPQVAESLSAAFAESMLLPAGVLVVGAVAAVALEQMRHVRPR, encoded by the coding sequence ATGACGGACAGCACGGTGCGCACGGCACCGGAGCCGCTGCCGGACAACCCGTGGCCGGCGCTGTGGGCGCTGGTCATCGGCTTCTTCATGATCCTCGTCGACGTCTCGATCGTCTCGATCGCGACGCCGGCGCTGATGTCGTCCTTCGACGCGGGGATCGAGCCGGTGCTGTGGGTGACGAGCGCCTACCTGCTCGCCTACGCGGTGCCGCTGCTGATCACCGGGCGCTTCGGTGACCGCTACGGCCCCAAGCGGGTCTACCTCGTCGGCCTGACGGTCTTCACGCTCGCCTCCCTCGCGTGCGGGCTCAGCCCGACGATCCACTGGCTCGTCGGCGCGCGGGTCGTGCAGGGCCTGGGTGCCTCGCTGATGACCCCGCAGACGATGGCCGTGATCACCCGGACCTTCCCGCCGGAGCGACGGGGGTCGGCCATGGCCCTGTGGGGCGCCACCGCCGGCGTGGCCTTTCTCGTCGGCCCGCTGCTCGGTGGCCTGCTCCTCGACGCGCTGGGGTGGGAGTGGATCTTCTTCATCAACGTCCCCGTCGGTGTCATCGGCCTGGTCATGGCTGTGCGTCTCGTGCCCTCCCTGCGCACCCACGCGCACGCGATGGACTGGGTCGGGGTCGTGCTCTCCGCGGTCGGGCTCTTCCTCGTGATCTTCGGGCTGCAGGAGGGCGAGGGTCACGACTGGGGCAGCATCGTCGGACCGGTCACCGTCCCGGTGCTCATCGGCGCCGGGGTCCTCGTGCTCGCGGTCTTCGTCGGCTGGCAGGCGCGCGGGCCGGAGGAGCCGCTCGTGCCGCTCACCCTCTTCACCGACCGCAACTTCTCCCTGTCGAACGTCGCCATCACGATGATGAGCCTCGCCGTCACCGCGATGATGTTCCCGCTCCTCGTCTGGCTGCAGACGGTGCGCGGGTTCACCCCGACCGGGGCGGCCGTGGTCATCGCGCCGCAGGCGATCGCCTCGATCGTGCTCGCACGCCGGGTCGGCCACCTCGTCGACCGGATCCACCCGCGGGTGCTGCCCACCGTCGGTCTCGGCGGCTTCGCGGTCACCCTCTTCGTCCTCGCCGCGCTGATGACACCGGACTCCCCGCTGTGGGCGGTCCTCATCGCCGTCGCCTTCATCGGCATCACCGGCGCCTGCGTCTGGGGCCCGCTCGCGACGACCGCCAACCGCAACCTCCCGCTGCACCAGGCCGGCGCGGGAGCGGGGATCTACAACGCGACCCGGCAGGTCGGGGCGGTCATCGGCTCGGCGGCCATCGCCGCGGTCATGTCGGCCCGGATCGCCGCGCACCTGGGGCCGGGAGCCGCGGAGCAGTTCGCCGGTGGAGCCGAGGGCGCAGCAGCGAAGGGGGCCTCCGGCCTCCCACCGCAGGTCGCCGAGTCCCTGTCGGCCGCCTTCGCCGAGTCGATGCTCCTGCCTGCAGGTGTCCTCGTCGTCGGCGCCGTGGCTGCGGTCGCGCTGGAGCAGATGCGCCACGTGCGGCCACGCTGA
- a CDS encoding TetR/AcrR family transcriptional regulator, translating into MSSVDDRTARARVRDAALELFAEHGEDAVTMRQIAERAGVSAALVVHHFGSKAGLRQAVVEHVRDRMDELFDLSTDSGLTGEWSSIAEVLQQALPEGSPVIPYLRRLMMTGDPLATELLSAWHRRTVETFRAWDEAGQLLAGPDPETRAALAMSSDLGTLLLADHWQQVLGYDPLHGDGFARWADEAMRVYAAILPTPDTGTDTAIGDRPPSSKERP; encoded by the coding sequence ATGAGTTCAGTGGACGACCGGACGGCCCGGGCGCGGGTGCGGGATGCAGCGCTCGAGCTCTTCGCCGAGCACGGCGAGGACGCGGTGACGATGCGGCAGATCGCCGAGCGTGCCGGCGTGTCCGCGGCGCTCGTCGTGCACCACTTCGGGTCCAAGGCGGGGCTGCGCCAGGCGGTCGTCGAGCACGTGCGCGACCGGATGGACGAGCTCTTCGACCTCTCGACCGACAGCGGGCTCACCGGCGAGTGGTCCTCGATCGCCGAGGTGCTCCAGCAGGCCCTCCCCGAGGGCTCCCCCGTCATCCCCTACCTGCGCCGACTGATGATGACCGGCGACCCGCTCGCCACCGAGCTGCTCAGCGCCTGGCACCGCCGCACCGTCGAGACCTTCCGCGCCTGGGACGAGGCGGGACAGCTCCTCGCCGGGCCCGACCCGGAGACCCGCGCGGCGCTGGCGATGTCCTCCGACCTCGGCACCCTCCTGCTCGCCGACCACTGGCAGCAGGTCCTCGGCTACGACCCGCTCCACGGCGACGGCTTCGCCCGGTGGGCCGACGAGGCGATGCGTGTCTATGCCGCGATCTTGCCCACACCGGATACAGGGACAGACACCGCGATCGGGGACCGACCCCCTTCGTCGAAGGAGCGACCATGA